From a region of the Constantimarinum furrinae genome:
- the kdsA gene encoding 3-deoxy-8-phosphooctulonate synthase, translated as MDLNQIPKLKHTRSGNFFLLAGPCAIEGEEMAMVIAEKIVAITNRLEIPFVFKGSFKKANRSRIDSFTGIGDEKALKILKKVSQEFDIPTVTDIHEVSDAAMAAKYVDILQIPAFLVRQTDLVVAAANTGKVVNLKKGQFMSPESMQHAVKKVTDSGNDKAMITDRGTMFGYQDMIVDFRGIPTMKQYAPTVLDVTHSLQQPNQSIGVTGGRPEMISTIARAGIAVGADGLFIETHFDPANAKSDGANMLDLHHLEKLLKDLVAIRKTINHL; from the coding sequence ATGGATCTAAATCAAATTCCGAAGTTAAAACACACCCGATCCGGGAATTTTTTTCTGTTGGCCGGTCCCTGTGCGATCGAAGGTGAAGAAATGGCCATGGTCATCGCCGAAAAGATCGTTGCCATTACCAACCGATTGGAAATTCCCTTTGTTTTTAAAGGTAGTTTTAAAAAAGCCAATCGCAGTAGGATCGATAGTTTTACCGGAATTGGAGACGAAAAAGCACTAAAGATCCTTAAAAAAGTATCTCAAGAATTCGATATCCCTACCGTCACCGATATTCACGAAGTAAGCGATGCCGCAATGGCTGCTAAGTATGTGGACATCCTTCAGATCCCGGCATTTTTGGTACGGCAAACCGATCTTGTTGTTGCAGCAGCAAATACAGGAAAGGTCGTTAATCTTAAAAAAGGGCAGTTCATGAGCCCCGAAAGTATGCAACACGCTGTAAAAAAAGTGACAGATAGCGGCAATGATAAAGCCATGATCACAGACAGGGGGACGATGTTTGGCTATCAGGATATGATCGTCGATTTTAGGGGGATTCCAACCATGAAGCAATATGCCCCAACCGTATTGGATGTAACCCATAGCTTACAACAGCCCAATCAAAGCATTGGAGTTACCGGCGGTCGCCCCGAAATGATCTCAACCATTGCCCGTGCAGGAATTGCCGTAGGTGCCGACGGACTCTTTATCGAAACACATTTCGATCCGGCCAACGCCAAAAGCGATGGTGCTAATATGCTTGACCTTCATCATCTGGAAAAACTGCTCAAGGATCTGGTTGCAATAAGAAAGACTATAAATCACTTATAG
- a CDS encoding DUF1361 domain-containing protein, whose translation MNALKYIIFNRFKILALLFLGIFGSIALLALRMELTQSFFLLFMTWNLFLAILPYLISLWLNNTNQPKLIMGLVFITWLLFLPNAPYIVTDIIHLRLTQPEMLWLDSILIISFALTGLFLYVLSLSEMEKVLKRHLSNGFSKLVLLCIPFLCGFGIFLGRTLRWNSWDILQQPNQLLKDVLRIIFFPSQNTDAYLFIIGFGILLLFMNLIFKKFIIRHLEEPLPGEARHTF comes from the coding sequence ATGAATGCGCTTAAATATATCATCTTCAATCGCTTTAAAATCCTTGCCTTGCTTTTTTTAGGAATATTCGGAAGCATTGCTTTACTCGCTTTACGAATGGAACTTACCCAGTCCTTTTTTCTCCTTTTTATGACATGGAATCTCTTTCTTGCCATTCTACCATATTTAATTTCACTATGGTTAAACAACACAAATCAGCCAAAGTTAATTATGGGGTTGGTATTTATCACTTGGCTGCTGTTCCTCCCAAATGCTCCTTATATTGTTACAGATATTATCCATCTAAGGTTAACCCAACCCGAAATGCTATGGCTGGACAGTATCCTTATTATATCATTTGCACTCACCGGGCTTTTCCTGTATGTACTTTCACTTTCCGAAATGGAAAAGGTTCTGAAACGACACCTAAGCAATGGGTTCTCAAAATTAGTGCTTCTGTGTATCCCTTTTTTATGCGGATTTGGCATTTTTCTCGGAAGGACATTGCGGTGGAATTCGTGGGATATTTTACAACAACCCAATCAACTCCTTAAAGATGTATTAAGGATCATCTTCTTTCCTTCCCAAAATACAGATGCATATCTGTTTATTATTGGCTTCGGAATTCTGTTGCTATTTATGAACTTAATATTTAAAAAATTTATTATCAGGCACTTGGAAGAACCATTACCTGGCGAAGCGAGACATACATTTTGA
- the typA gene encoding translational GTPase TypA, with amino-acid sequence MKIKNIAIIAHVDHGKTTLVDKIMHHCSLFRENEHTGDLILDNNDLERERGITITSKNVSVTYKDTKINIIDTPGHADFGGEVERVLNMADGVLLLVDAFEGPMPQTRFVLQKAIDLGLKPCVVINKVDKENCTPEEVHEAVFDLMFELGAEEWQLDFPAVYGSAKHNWMSDDWKDQTDNIEPLLDMVLEHIPSPKVEAGSVQMLITSLDYSSFTGRIAIGRLQRGVLKENMQVSLVKRDGSTVKAKIKELHTFEGLGRKKVSEVHAGDICALVGLEGFEIGDTVADLENPEGLKTIAIDEPTMSMLFTINDSPFFGKDGKFVTSRHIRERLERELEKNLALRVNATDSADKFLVFGRGVLHLSVLIETMRREGYELQIGQPQVIIKEIDGVKCEPVEELTIDLPEEVSGRAIDMVTLRKGEMQSMEAKGERMICKFLIPSRGIIGLRNQLLTATAGEAIMTHRFLEYQPLKGGIPERQNGSLVSMENGTAIPYSIDKLQDRGRFFVDPGEAIYEGQVIGENTRQDDMTVNVTKTKKLSNVRSSGADDKAKIVPAVKFSLEEALEYIQKDEYVEVTPSHLRLRKVYLKEVDRKRNKL; translated from the coding sequence ATGAAGATTAAAAACATAGCGATCATCGCACACGTTGACCACGGAAAGACCACTTTGGTAGATAAGATCATGCATCATTGCAGCCTCTTTCGTGAAAATGAACACACAGGAGATCTAATTCTCGATAATAACGATCTGGAACGTGAACGTGGAATTACCATCACGTCCAAAAATGTTTCGGTGACATACAAGGATACAAAGATCAATATCATCGATACTCCCGGTCACGCCGATTTTGGTGGTGAAGTAGAGCGTGTTTTAAATATGGCCGACGGGGTATTGCTGCTGGTAGATGCTTTTGAAGGGCCTATGCCGCAAACGCGTTTTGTACTTCAGAAGGCGATCGACCTCGGATTAAAGCCCTGCGTGGTGATCAACAAGGTGGATAAGGAAAACTGTACTCCCGAAGAGGTACATGAAGCTGTTTTTGACCTGATGTTTGAATTGGGTGCCGAAGAGTGGCAGCTGGATTTCCCGGCAGTTTACGGATCAGCCAAGCACAACTGGATGAGTGACGACTGGAAGGATCAAACTGATAATATTGAGCCTTTGCTTGATATGGTGTTGGAACATATTCCTTCTCCTAAAGTGGAAGCCGGTAGTGTGCAGATGTTAATCACTTCGCTGGATTATTCATCGTTTACCGGAAGGATCGCTATTGGGCGTCTTCAACGCGGGGTTTTAAAGGAAAATATGCAGGTTTCACTGGTAAAACGGGACGGAAGTACTGTAAAAGCAAAAATAAAGGAGCTTCATACCTTCGAAGGTCTGGGTCGTAAAAAAGTAAGTGAAGTGCATGCCGGGGACATTTGTGCACTGGTAGGTCTTGAAGGATTCGAAATTGGTGATACTGTTGCCGATCTTGAAAATCCGGAAGGCTTAAAGACCATCGCCATCGACGAGCCTACCATGAGTATGTTGTTCACGATAAACGATTCGCCATTCTTTGGAAAGGATGGAAAATTTGTGACTTCCCGTCATATTAGAGAACGTCTTGAACGCGAACTGGAAAAGAACCTTGCACTTCGTGTAAACGCTACAGACAGTGCCGATAAATTTTTGGTTTTCGGACGTGGGGTATTGCACCTTTCGGTACTTATTGAGACTATGAGAAGAGAAGGATACGAATTGCAGATCGGTCAGCCGCAGGTGATCATCAAAGAGATCGACGGAGTAAAATGTGAGCCTGTTGAGGAACTTACCATAGATCTTCCTGAAGAAGTAAGCGGAAGAGCCATCGATATGGTGACACTTCGAAAAGGGGAGATGCAAAGTATGGAAGCCAAGGGAGAACGAATGATCTGTAAATTCCTTATCCCGTCTCGTGGAATCATAGGATTGCGAAATCAGTTGCTTACTGCAACGGCTGGAGAGGCAATTATGACGCATCGTTTTCTGGAATATCAGCCATTAAAGGGAGGAATTCCAGAACGACAGAACGGAAGTTTGGTTTCTATGGAAAATGGAACTGCCATACCTTATTCTATCGATAAATTACAGGATCGCGGGCGCTTCTTTGTGGATCCGGGAGAAGCGATTTACGAAGGACAGGTGATTGGTGAAAATACGCGTCAGGATGATATGACCGTAAATGTAACCAAGACTAAGAAGCTATCAAACGTACGTTCATCGGGTGCCGATGATAAGGCGAAGATCGTTCCGGCAGTTAAATTTTCATTGGAAGAAGCTTTGGAATATATTCAGAAGGATGAATATGTTGAGGTAACGCCCTCACATTTGAGATTGCGTAAAGTTTACCTGAAAGAAGTAGACCGCAAGCGAAACAAACTGTAA
- a CDS encoding class I SAM-dependent methyltransferase, with translation MRRTPQPMTISETNTHQASFRDPSGYMFHDGETLRRVIHPIYFPQYNKLKDSGFFKTLIDKGLLIGHEETSASAENIIITPEKIPFITNPYEWSFEQYKHAALHTLKIQKYALSKGFILKDASAYNVTFHKGKPVFIDTLSFDFYEEDTPWRAYKQFITHFFGPLVLAKFHGTEVFKMMQTHIDGIPVKLIASMLPGKTKLSSTLYTNIHLLAKMESKHSEDYKAETKVARLSKKAQSNILESLFDYIKKLELKEVTEWGNYYDKTNYDTEAFTAKKELIKSWVSPLQPKTLIDVGGNDGTFARTVLDTVPHVMVTDIDPNAVDHNYRTALKNNEYNMLPFVCDVLQPAPGIGFNNTERSSLIERLRDYAPDVTMALALIHHITLSGNVPFEKSAEFFSKFSKHLIIEFPTRTDSWVESLLVRKREFINHFDFYREEEFEKGYNKYFSLEKKEAVAGTKRILYLYKNLEHGG, from the coding sequence ATGAGAAGGACACCACAACCGATGACCATAAGCGAGACTAACACACATCAGGCATCATTCAGGGATCCTTCGGGTTATATGTTTCATGACGGTGAAACGCTACGAAGGGTAATACATCCTATCTACTTTCCGCAGTACAATAAACTTAAAGACAGCGGCTTTTTTAAAACTCTTATTGATAAAGGGCTTTTAATTGGTCATGAGGAAACTTCGGCTAGTGCTGAAAACATTATAATCACTCCCGAAAAGATCCCGTTCATAACCAACCCTTACGAGTGGAGTTTTGAGCAATACAAGCACGCCGCTCTTCACACCTTAAAAATTCAGAAATATGCACTTTCCAAAGGGTTTATTCTGAAGGATGCTTCGGCGTACAACGTGACTTTTCACAAGGGGAAACCTGTATTCATAGACACCCTTTCTTTCGATTTCTACGAAGAGGATACACCGTGGCGCGCTTATAAACAGTTTATCACGCACTTTTTCGGGCCTTTGGTGCTTGCTAAATTTCACGGCACCGAAGTGTTTAAAATGATGCAAACGCATATAGACGGGATTCCGGTAAAATTAATAGCTTCCATGTTACCCGGAAAAACTAAACTGAGTTCTACCCTCTATACCAACATTCACCTGCTGGCTAAAATGGAGAGTAAGCACAGCGAAGATTACAAAGCTGAAACCAAAGTTGCCCGATTGTCTAAAAAGGCACAGAGCAATATACTGGAAAGCCTCTTTGATTATATTAAAAAGCTGGAACTTAAAGAAGTTACCGAATGGGGGAATTACTACGACAAGACCAATTACGATACCGAAGCATTTACCGCTAAAAAGGAGCTTATTAAAAGTTGGGTGAGTCCGTTACAACCAAAAACCTTGATCGATGTGGGTGGTAATGACGGAACTTTTGCTCGAACCGTACTGGATACAGTACCTCATGTGATGGTTACCGATATCGATCCCAATGCAGTTGATCATAATTACCGGACTGCCCTTAAGAACAACGAATACAACATGCTTCCTTTTGTGTGTGACGTGCTACAACCCGCACCCGGAATCGGTTTTAATAACACCGAGCGTTCATCGCTTATCGAGCGGTTGCGCGACTATGCTCCGGATGTAACTATGGCTTTAGCTCTGATCCATCACATTACACTTTCAGGGAATGTACCATTTGAGAAATCGGCCGAATTCTTTTCGAAATTTTCAAAACATCTCATCATAGAATTCCCTACGCGCACCGATTCGTGGGTAGAATCCTTGTTAGTGAGAAAACGCGAGTTCATCAATCATTTCGATTTTTATCGCGAAGAAGAATTTGAAAAAGGATATAACAAATACTTCAGCTTAGAGAAAAAAGAAGCTGTTGCAGGTACAAAGCGTATTCTGTATTTGTATAAAAACCTTGAACATGGAGGGTAA
- a CDS encoding ATP-binding response regulator: MRIVTTFLIVCILCIAPIYAQTGTAISKDTTQLYERKKLIKEVDSLVRFTRNQFYKNNYDLTIEVGDKTLKLARELGDYRSIFSVSSLMGNAFVQIEDTLQAKRIFMETLAEAESLQEKDLPVDTLLKAYSTDRSILTARIDLGNYYALQKKPEPAIKLYKETIPLAEKLKDSSHLFILNFNLAELNLNKKDVANADYYVNQTNSYITKETVDAYKAVAKLNVGKLNFLKGDPQLAKQNLEESVALATQSGYTDPLIEGYEYLAKSDSVLGNHKLAYANLLKADHFRQEKYKTDKIRAIETVTAKFKLNQYQQELKAQALQAQFNREAAKRETTILWVKIASAILFVSSIFLFVSYRRRKRLLIDVIDKNKKYLKEKEKTEELSRAKSILFSNITHELRTPMYGIIGVSSLLDSDKKLKHHDENIKSLRFSANHLLGLINKVLQLNQIDATKKEELSKVEFNVYDLVKNIVKSSKFINTEHPNTFEITINDDVPEYLMGDEMKLSQVLINLVSNATKFTKNGKVSVSVSRKKDIEKQICLQFKIKDTGDGISKEKQSLLFNEFAQTESTDEYQHTGMGLPIVKRILDLHSTSLQIESDVGKGTEVSFVICFDRSEKTEENNKNIAVKNDSLFKGKCILAVDDNKINLLVTKKFLELYGATVLTADGGSKAIQLAKEKKIDLILMDINMPEMNGFEATEAIRAFNTEIPIVALTAVEKEKVTGKNSFNLMNGIIIKPYKNEVFIETISKFTDTIEV, encoded by the coding sequence TTGAGGATAGTAACTACATTCCTGATAGTATGTATACTGTGCATTGCCCCAATTTATGCGCAGACGGGCACCGCTATTTCTAAAGATACCACCCAATTATATGAACGAAAAAAATTGATCAAGGAAGTTGATTCGCTTGTTCGATTTACCAGAAATCAGTTTTATAAGAACAATTACGATCTCACTATCGAGGTGGGTGATAAGACCCTGAAACTTGCCAGAGAACTTGGGGATTACAGATCTATTTTCTCTGTGTCAAGCTTGATGGGAAATGCGTTTGTACAAATTGAGGATACACTGCAGGCCAAACGTATCTTTATGGAAACACTTGCTGAGGCAGAATCCCTTCAGGAAAAAGACCTTCCTGTAGACACCTTATTAAAAGCTTACAGTACCGACAGAAGTATTCTCACGGCACGAATAGATCTGGGTAATTACTATGCCCTTCAGAAAAAACCTGAACCGGCTATAAAACTTTATAAAGAGACTATTCCTTTGGCCGAAAAATTAAAGGATTCTTCGCATTTATTTATATTGAATTTTAACCTCGCCGAGTTGAATTTAAATAAAAAGGACGTAGCAAATGCCGATTATTACGTAAATCAGACCAACAGTTACATCACCAAAGAGACGGTAGATGCCTATAAGGCGGTGGCTAAACTCAACGTTGGAAAATTAAATTTTCTAAAAGGAGATCCGCAACTGGCTAAGCAAAATCTGGAAGAAAGTGTGGCACTTGCTACACAATCGGGGTATACAGATCCTTTAATTGAAGGGTATGAGTATCTCGCCAAATCTGATTCTGTTTTGGGCAATCACAAATTGGCCTATGCCAATCTTCTAAAGGCCGATCATTTTAGACAGGAAAAGTATAAGACCGATAAAATTCGTGCCATCGAAACAGTGACGGCAAAATTCAAATTAAATCAATATCAGCAGGAACTTAAGGCGCAGGCGTTGCAGGCACAGTTTAACAGAGAAGCGGCGAAACGAGAGACGACCATATTATGGGTGAAGATCGCTTCGGCCATATTGTTTGTTTCCTCAATTTTCCTGTTCGTCTCATACAGACGCCGAAAAAGGCTTTTGATAGATGTCATCGACAAGAATAAAAAATACCTTAAAGAGAAAGAAAAAACGGAAGAACTTTCCAGAGCAAAAAGCATCCTATTCTCGAATATTACCCATGAATTAAGAACTCCTATGTATGGGATTATTGGAGTTTCATCGCTATTGGACAGCGACAAAAAGCTAAAACACCACGATGAGAACATTAAATCGCTACGATTTTCGGCCAATCATTTATTGGGGCTTATCAATAAGGTGTTGCAACTAAATCAGATAGATGCGACCAAAAAAGAAGAGCTGAGCAAGGTAGAGTTTAATGTGTATGATTTGGTAAAGAATATTGTTAAGTCCTCCAAGTTTATCAATACCGAACATCCGAATACCTTTGAAATTACCATCAATGACGATGTCCCCGAATATTTAATGGGAGATGAAATGAAGCTCTCTCAGGTATTGATAAACCTAGTGAGCAATGCGACCAAATTCACAAAGAATGGCAAGGTCTCTGTTTCAGTATCTCGTAAAAAGGATATAGAAAAGCAGATCTGCCTCCAATTTAAAATTAAAGATACCGGTGATGGAATTTCGAAAGAAAAGCAAAGCCTGCTTTTTAATGAATTCGCACAAACCGAATCCACAGACGAATACCAGCATACGGGAATGGGATTACCCATTGTTAAGAGGATATTGGATCTGCACAGTACTTCGTTACAGATTGAAAGTGATGTAGGCAAGGGAACCGAAGTGAGTTTTGTGATTTGTTTTGACCGTTCGGAAAAAACTGAAGAAAATAATAAGAACATCGCCGTAAAGAACGATTCCTTATTTAAAGGCAAATGCATTCTGGCTGTTGACGACAATAAGATCAATTTATTGGTTACCAAAAAATTCCTTGAGCTCTATGGAGCCACAGTACTTACTGCCGACGGAGGAAGTAAAGCCATTCAGCTTGCCAAAGAAAAAAAGATCGACCTTATCTTAATGGATATCAACATGCCCGAAATGAATGGTTTTGAAGCCACAGAGGCCATTAGAGCATTCAATACTGAAATTCCCATAGTAGCACTAACTGCGGTTGAAAAGGAAAAGGTCACAGGTAAGAACTCTTTTAACCTTATGAATGGTATCATAATCAAGCCTTATAAGAACGAAGTATTTATTGAAACTATTTCGAAGTTTACAGACACTATAGAGGTTTAA
- the creD gene encoding cell envelope integrity protein CreD yields MEQKRNKFSNWLRNSITARMLVVGLLLLVLLIPLQFVKELIQERALRQQEVINETNDKWGNEVVFSGPIIKIPYKTIKEETVFNKVNKTYSKLVTEPVKYAYFFPEKLHIDTKVQSKELNRSIYESVVFTADMNISGNFPLIDFSGSDIPSEKILWEKATLLIKTSNLKGIRNTLEIGLDSEKLQMTPQYDKEYLNTIQSTPITTFKDINTKPIPFSFTITINGSDHLHFIPIGKETTAIMNSDWHSPSFNGRFLPEDGSRDINADGFSASWKVLQINRQFEQSFFGYLPDLSEFAFGTKLIIPVDEYQKSERTAKYGFMVIGLTLLVFLLIQLVSKIHIHPFQYVMIGLALVMFYTLLISISEHSSFFKSYAIAGASVLALITIYSRAILKGFKFPLLVCTSLASLYGFIYVIIQLESYALLVGSIGLFAILAIVMFASRKIDWGNES; encoded by the coding sequence ATGGAACAGAAAAGAAACAAATTCTCAAACTGGTTACGCAACTCTATAACTGCCCGTATGCTCGTAGTAGGACTCCTACTACTTGTTTTACTTATTCCCTTACAATTCGTGAAGGAACTCATTCAGGAGCGCGCGCTTAGACAACAGGAAGTCATTAATGAAACCAATGACAAGTGGGGAAATGAAGTGGTGTTCTCGGGGCCCATTATAAAAATTCCCTATAAAACCATTAAAGAAGAAACTGTTTTTAATAAAGTGAATAAAACGTATAGTAAGTTAGTTACCGAGCCTGTAAAATACGCGTATTTCTTCCCTGAAAAGCTTCATATAGATACCAAAGTTCAAAGCAAGGAACTTAACCGAAGTATTTATGAGTCGGTAGTATTTACTGCAGACATGAACATTTCGGGCAACTTTCCCCTTATCGATTTTAGTGGAAGCGATATTCCTTCGGAAAAAATACTCTGGGAAAAAGCGACCTTACTCATCAAAACATCAAACTTAAAAGGGATCAGGAATACGCTGGAGATCGGTCTGGATTCAGAAAAACTGCAAATGACACCCCAATACGACAAAGAATACCTCAACACCATACAAAGCACCCCGATAACTACGTTTAAGGACATCAACACCAAACCCATCCCGTTTTCTTTTACTATTACGATCAATGGAAGTGATCACCTTCATTTTATTCCTATTGGTAAAGAAACCACCGCAATAATGAACTCAGACTGGCACTCCCCTAGTTTTAACGGACGCTTTTTACCTGAAGATGGTTCACGGGATATTAACGCAGATGGCTTTAGTGCCTCATGGAAAGTACTGCAGATCAACAGACAGTTCGAGCAGTCCTTCTTTGGGTATCTACCCGACCTTAGTGAGTTTGCCTTCGGTACCAAGCTCATTATTCCCGTAGATGAATATCAAAAAAGCGAACGAACCGCAAAGTATGGGTTTATGGTCATCGGACTCACTTTGCTCGTCTTTCTTCTCATCCAATTGGTAAGTAAAATCCATATTCACCCGTTTCAATATGTCATGATCGGCCTCGCTCTGGTTATGTTCTATACCTTACTTATATCCATTTCAGAACACAGTTCGTTCTTTAAGTCATACGCCATAGCAGGAGCATCGGTGCTGGCACTCATCACCATTTATTCCAGAGCCATACTCAAAGGATTTAAATTTCCTTTGCTGGTTTGTACCTCACTGGCATCGTTATACGGATTTATATATGTGATCATACAATTGGAAAGCTACGCCTTGTTGGTTGGAAGTATAGGATTGTTCGCTATTCTGGCCATAGTTATGTTCGCTTCACGTAAGATCGATTGGGGTAACGAATCATAA
- a CDS encoding ribosomal maturation YjgA family protein, protein MSNRKRMFVFKIRYVIATLVLLLIEVAIAFWSVHPFIRGFLGDVLVVLLLYTFLTSFLSFSSERIAFTVLLFAFGIEFLQLADLTEALNIQNPVLKIVVGSVFDPWDLLAYLTGFFIIILIEKLFRKNECA, encoded by the coding sequence ATGTCAAATAGAAAAAGGATGTTCGTCTTTAAAATTCGATATGTTATCGCCACACTGGTCTTGCTGCTCATCGAGGTCGCCATAGCGTTTTGGAGCGTTCATCCTTTTATACGTGGTTTTTTGGGCGATGTTTTGGTAGTATTGCTCCTATATACTTTCCTGACAAGTTTTCTCTCATTTTCTTCGGAAAGGATAGCCTTTACCGTATTACTTTTTGCCTTCGGAATAGAATTCTTACAGCTTGCAGATCTCACTGAAGCCTTGAACATTCAGAATCCTGTTCTTAAAATTGTTGTGGGCTCGGTGTTCGATCCGTGGGACCTTCTCGCCTATCTAACAGGCTTTTTTATCATTATTCTAATCGAAAAACTATTCCGAAAAAATGAATGCGCTTAA
- a CDS encoding DUF1801 domain-containing protein: MKPAEAYILNKPEPYRSILLQLQLIIESSLPELQLKYKWHLPFYYFSEKEPFCYLNQSKNYVDLVFWHGTHLTKHTETLVLGGRKHFKSLRYFAVEDIDGEILAEVLEEATSMRGKKYYK, from the coding sequence ATGAAACCCGCGGAAGCCTACATACTCAATAAACCCGAGCCGTACCGAAGCATATTGCTCCAGTTACAACTAATTATTGAAAGCAGCCTTCCCGAATTGCAGTTAAAATACAAATGGCATCTGCCGTTTTATTATTTTTCTGAAAAGGAGCCCTTTTGTTATTTAAATCAGTCGAAAAATTATGTAGACCTCGTCTTCTGGCACGGAACACACCTCACTAAGCACACTGAAACTCTCGTCCTGGGAGGAAGAAAGCACTTTAAATCCCTTCGCTATTTTGCCGTCGAAGACATTGATGGTGAAATTCTTGCCGAAGTTCTGGAAGAGGCTACTTCCATGCGTGGTAAAAAGTACTATAAGTGA
- a CDS encoding winged helix-turn-helix domain-containing protein, with product MGIIDNINKVFDHRIRLGIMSILVVNEDADFNRLKELLDVTDGNLASHLKALEQAEYILVQKQFIGRKPNTRYSATTLGNNEFKKHINALEKLIKK from the coding sequence GTGGGTATAATAGACAATATAAATAAAGTATTCGATCATAGAATACGACTGGGGATCATGTCGATCCTTGTGGTAAATGAAGACGCCGACTTTAACCGCCTAAAGGAGTTACTGGATGTGACCGACGGCAATTTGGCAAGCCACCTTAAAGCTCTGGAACAGGCCGAATATATCCTGGTTCAAAAGCAATTCATTGGACGAAAACCGAATACTCGCTATTCGGCCACTACCTTGGGAAATAACGAATTCAAAAAACATATTAATGCGCTTGAAAAACTGATCAAAAAATAA